A stretch of the Archangium violaceum genome encodes the following:
- a CDS encoding SDR family oxidoreductase, with protein sequence MSTQNKVALVVGAQGVIGRNLIEHLATLGDWDIIGLSRRGGASTGRVRYVEVDLLDRNDCRAKLGGLTRVTHLFYAAYQDRPTWAELVPPNLAMLVNVVDAVEPVASGLRHVSLMQGYKVYGAHLGPFKTPARETDAHHMPPEFNVDQQAFLEQRQKGRDWTWSAIRPSVVCGFALGNPMNLAMVIAVYAAMSKELGLPLRFPGKPGAYDSLLEMTDAGLLARATVWTATHERCANQAFNINNGDLFRWSEMWPKLALFFELEVAPPLPMSLDVVMADKEPLWNAMLEKHGLERNPYKDVSSWRFGDFVFSWDYDMFADGSKARRFGFHEYVDTEAMFLDIFADFRRRRVIP encoded by the coding sequence ATGAGCACCCAGAACAAGGTCGCCCTGGTCGTCGGAGCCCAGGGCGTCATCGGCCGCAACCTCATCGAGCACCTCGCGACACTCGGCGACTGGGACATCATCGGCCTGTCGCGGCGCGGCGGAGCGTCAACGGGCCGCGTCCGGTACGTGGAGGTGGATCTGCTCGATCGGAACGACTGTCGCGCGAAGCTCGGCGGGCTCACCCGGGTGACGCACCTCTTCTACGCCGCGTACCAGGATCGACCGACCTGGGCCGAGCTCGTGCCGCCCAACCTCGCCATGCTCGTCAACGTCGTCGACGCGGTCGAGCCGGTCGCGTCCGGCCTGCGGCATGTCAGCCTGATGCAGGGCTACAAGGTCTACGGCGCGCATCTGGGCCCGTTCAAGACGCCGGCCCGCGAGACCGACGCCCACCACATGCCGCCCGAGTTCAACGTGGACCAGCAGGCCTTCCTCGAGCAGCGGCAGAAGGGCAGGGATTGGACCTGGTCGGCCATCCGCCCGTCCGTGGTGTGCGGCTTCGCGCTCGGCAACCCGATGAACCTGGCCATGGTGATCGCCGTCTACGCGGCGATGTCGAAGGAGCTGGGGCTGCCCTTGCGCTTCCCGGGCAAGCCGGGTGCGTACGACTCGCTGCTCGAGATGACGGACGCGGGGCTCCTGGCGCGGGCGACCGTCTGGACCGCGACCCACGAGCGCTGCGCCAACCAGGCCTTCAACATCAACAATGGCGATCTCTTCCGCTGGAGCGAGATGTGGCCGAAGCTCGCCCTCTTCTTCGAGCTCGAGGTGGCGCCTCCCCTGCCGATGTCACTCGACGTCGTCATGGCCGACAAGGAGCCACTCTGGAACGCCATGCTCGAGAAGCATGGGCTCGAGCGGAACCCCTACAAGGACGTGTCGTCCTGGCGCTTCGGCGACTTCGTCTTCTCCTGGGACTACGACATGTTCGCCGATGGCTCGAAAGCGCGCCGGTTCGGCTTCCACGAGTACGTCGACACCGAGGCGATGTTCCTGGACATCTTCGCGGATTTCCGCCGGCGCAGGGTCATTCCCTGA
- a CDS encoding LysR family transcriptional regulator produces the protein MARLDVNRFGEMEVFVRVVELGGFSAAARAFRMTPSAVSKLVARLERRLGARLVNRSTRGLQLTPEGCTFYERSVRLLADLEEAERGAATSDVPCGRLRVNANVPFGTHFLLPLVPEFLARYPGVSLDIVLTDAVIDLLDERTDVAIRAGPLKDSRLVARKLGETRMVIVGAPAYFQRFAMPRTPGELEAHNRLGFGYARAVEGWPLMDQGVKVTVAPVGNAQVSDGEALRHLALAGLGLARLAAFQVKADIAAGRLLPVLEDCNPGDTEPVHAVFLGQGGHLPARVRAFLDHLTDRVRFT, from the coding sequence ATGGCTCGATTGGACGTCAACCGCTTCGGCGAGATGGAAGTCTTCGTGCGGGTGGTCGAGCTGGGTGGCTTCTCGGCGGCCGCCCGGGCGTTCCGCATGACGCCCTCGGCCGTGAGCAAGCTCGTCGCCCGGCTCGAGAGACGCCTGGGGGCACGGCTCGTCAATCGCTCGACCCGGGGCCTCCAGCTCACGCCGGAAGGCTGCACCTTCTACGAGCGGAGCGTTCGCCTCCTCGCGGATCTCGAGGAGGCCGAGCGGGGAGCGGCGACGAGTGACGTCCCGTGTGGCCGGTTACGCGTCAACGCCAACGTGCCCTTCGGCACGCACTTCCTGCTGCCGCTCGTCCCGGAGTTCCTGGCCCGCTATCCGGGCGTCTCGCTGGACATCGTCCTGACCGACGCGGTCATCGATCTGCTCGATGAGCGCACGGACGTGGCGATCCGCGCCGGGCCGCTGAAGGACTCGCGTCTCGTCGCGCGCAAGCTTGGTGAGACGCGCATGGTCATCGTCGGGGCGCCGGCCTACTTCCAGCGCTTCGCCATGCCCAGGACACCCGGTGAGCTGGAGGCGCACAATCGGCTTGGGTTCGGCTACGCGCGCGCGGTCGAGGGCTGGCCGCTGATGGACCAGGGTGTCAAGGTGACCGTCGCACCCGTCGGCAACGCCCAGGTGAGCGACGGTGAGGCGCTGCGCCACCTCGCGCTGGCGGGTCTCGGTCTTGCTCGGCTGGCCGCCTTCCAGGTCAAGGCCGACATCGCGGCGGGCCGGCTCCTGCCGGTGCTGGAGGACTGCAACCCGGGGGACACCGAGCCGGTCCACGCTGTCTTCCTCGGCCAGGGCGGGCACCTGCCAGCCCGCGTGCGGGCGTTCCTGGATCATCTCACCGACAGGGTCCGCTTCACCTGA
- a CDS encoding SDR family NAD(P)-dependent oxidoreductase, whose product MRFAGKSAVITGGSEGIGFAIAAGLVEEGARVVLVARREDKLVEAVGKLGPRASYVVGDASKAETAERAVEAAVSRHGGLDLLVNNAGTLRVGGIGALSLEDVDTMFSVNVRGTVVFTNAAVKALSGRPGAAILIISSSAGRRTVPYLSIYGATKAAVQHMAQTWAIELANRGIRVNCLSPGGTRTPAFDAAEKVMPTLEQDTIESSLIKRVATPEEVARHALMLLDEKTSGFVTGAIWDVDGGYQLHRSRP is encoded by the coding sequence ATGCGCTTCGCGGGAAAGTCGGCGGTCATCACGGGGGGCAGTGAGGGAATCGGTTTCGCGATCGCGGCCGGGCTCGTCGAGGAAGGCGCGCGGGTGGTGCTGGTCGCCCGGCGAGAGGACAAGCTCGTGGAGGCGGTGGGCAAGCTGGGGCCCCGCGCCTCGTACGTGGTGGGGGATGCCTCGAAAGCGGAGACGGCCGAGCGCGCCGTGGAAGCGGCGGTGAGCCGCCACGGAGGGCTGGACCTGCTCGTGAACAACGCGGGAACCCTTCGCGTTGGAGGCATCGGAGCCCTGTCCCTGGAGGACGTGGACACCATGTTCAGCGTGAACGTGCGCGGGACGGTGGTGTTCACCAACGCGGCCGTGAAGGCGCTGAGCGGGCGCCCGGGCGCGGCCATCCTGATCATCTCGTCGTCGGCGGGGCGCCGCACCGTGCCCTACCTCTCCATCTACGGCGCGACGAAGGCGGCGGTGCAGCACATGGCCCAGACGTGGGCCATCGAGCTCGCCAATCGCGGGATTCGCGTCAACTGCCTGAGCCCCGGAGGCACGAGGACTCCCGCCTTCGACGCCGCGGAGAAGGTGATGCCGACGCTCGAGCAGGACACGATCGAGAGCAGCCTCATCAAGCGTGTGGCCACCCCCGAGGAGGTCGCGCGGCATGCCCTGATGTTGCTCGACGAGAAGACGAGCGGCTTCGTGACGGGCGCCATCTGGGACGTGGATGGCGGCTATCAGCTCCACCGCTCCCGGCCCTAG
- a CDS encoding lytic polysaccharide monooxygenase has product MRKPFIAPSLVLLSVLSGGQSLAHGSMEIPISRVYNCYKEGPETPKSAACKAAIAYGGTQAFYDWNGVRQGNANDRHREIIPDGKLCSAGNESHKSLDLARNDWPAKLIAPNSSGRFEFVYHATAPHAGRYFQFYVTKDGYNPLQPLKWSDLEATPFCTVTSVTLQNNRYTMSCPFPSGKRGRHVIYNIWQRSDSPEAFYACIDVDFGSAGIAASDWKELEPVQAREDLRAGSKVTFRVFDRDGRDVERHELRLEDEVSPAAHWLVRLARQVNAHSRYVRVGALEAGGGIAPVEARQGNSVYVRDAGYRIQIDIEKPVSGEPSR; this is encoded by the coding sequence ATGAGGAAGCCATTCATCGCGCCGTCCCTGGTCCTGCTGTCCGTGTTGTCCGGTGGTCAGTCGCTCGCGCACGGCTCCATGGAGATCCCCATCAGCCGTGTGTACAACTGCTACAAGGAAGGGCCGGAGACGCCCAAGTCCGCGGCTTGCAAGGCGGCGATCGCCTACGGCGGCACGCAGGCCTTCTATGATTGGAATGGCGTCAGGCAGGGGAACGCCAATGACCGGCACCGAGAGATCATTCCAGACGGAAAGCTTTGCAGCGCGGGCAATGAGTCACACAAGTCCCTGGACCTGGCGAGGAACGACTGGCCGGCGAAGCTGATCGCTCCGAACTCGAGTGGCCGGTTCGAGTTCGTCTATCACGCGACCGCGCCCCACGCGGGCCGGTACTTCCAGTTCTACGTGACGAAGGATGGCTACAATCCGCTGCAGCCGCTGAAGTGGTCGGATCTCGAGGCAACGCCGTTCTGCACCGTGACGAGCGTCACCCTCCAGAACAACCGCTACACGATGAGCTGTCCATTCCCCAGCGGGAAGAGGGGCCGGCACGTCATCTACAACATCTGGCAACGCTCGGACAGCCCGGAGGCGTTCTACGCCTGTATCGACGTGGACTTCGGGAGCGCGGGCATCGCGGCATCCGACTGGAAGGAGCTGGAGCCGGTGCAGGCCCGTGAGGATTTGCGCGCGGGGAGCAAGGTGACCTTCCGGGTGTTCGACCGCGACGGCAGGGACGTGGAGCGTCACGAGCTCCGATTGGAGGACGAGGTGAGCCCCGCGGCCCACTGGCTCGTGCGGCTGGCTCGGCAGGTCAATGCGCACTCCCGCTACGTCCGGGTGGGTGCCCTCGAAGCCGGGGGAGGAATCGCTCCCGTCGAGGCGCGTCAGGGCAACAGCGTCTATGTCCGGGACGCGGGGTACCGCATCCAGATCGACATCGAGAAGCCGGTGAGCGGCGAGCCCTCGCGCTAG
- a CDS encoding amidohydrolase family protein, protein MDPSVGDFARADVLVEGRKIVAVGPALEATGAAIIDATGTVVLPGFVDTHHHQFETALRSSLAEGLLLNEGQPHSERNYFDIILGRLTPAYRPEDVYISELLGSLSQLDAGVTTVVDTSQVNHTPEHSDAAIRALRDAGRRAVYAYASGQGSGTAYPRDLLRLQKQYFSSSDQLLTLAMNAELRESGFRENWALARQAGVPIVTHLVGRLDQATLLEQLGREGLLASDIEYIHATGISQASWKQIADTGGGVSIAAPIELTMRHGMPPIQTALDHGIQPSLSVDVECTMTADFFTQMRTVYTLQRGLINERALNGETQLPALLSCRDVIRFATVEGARVARLARKVGSLTPGKEADILLLRTDAINVAPLNNVPGAIVTLMERSNVDTVIVAGRIRKWRGALLDVDLGRLRSEIEASRDYLFEKAGVPRELF, encoded by the coding sequence ATGGATCCTTCCGTTGGAGACTTCGCCCGCGCCGACGTGCTCGTCGAGGGCAGGAAGATCGTCGCGGTCGGGCCCGCTCTCGAGGCCACGGGTGCGGCGATCATCGACGCGACCGGTACGGTCGTCCTGCCGGGCTTCGTCGATACCCACCACCATCAATTCGAAACGGCGCTCCGGAGCTCCCTGGCGGAGGGCCTGCTGCTCAACGAGGGTCAACCGCACAGCGAGAGGAACTACTTCGACATCATCCTTGGAAGGCTGACGCCGGCCTACAGGCCGGAGGACGTCTACATCTCCGAGCTCCTCGGCTCGCTCAGCCAGCTGGATGCCGGAGTGACGACGGTCGTCGACACGTCCCAGGTGAACCATACGCCGGAGCATTCGGATGCGGCCATCCGGGCCCTGAGGGATGCGGGACGTCGCGCGGTCTATGCCTATGCGTCGGGCCAGGGCTCCGGCACCGCGTACCCGCGGGACCTCCTGCGGCTGCAAAAGCAGTACTTCTCCTCCAGCGACCAACTCCTGACGCTGGCCATGAACGCCGAGCTCAGGGAGAGCGGGTTCCGCGAGAACTGGGCGCTTGCTCGCCAGGCGGGTGTGCCCATCGTGACCCACCTCGTCGGCAGACTCGACCAGGCAACGCTCCTGGAGCAGCTCGGGCGGGAGGGACTGCTCGCATCGGATATCGAGTACATCCACGCCACCGGTATCTCGCAAGCCTCATGGAAGCAGATCGCCGACACCGGTGGGGGCGTTTCGATCGCGGCCCCGATCGAGTTGACGATGCGGCACGGCATGCCGCCGATCCAGACCGCGCTCGACCACGGCATCCAGCCTTCGCTCAGCGTCGACGTCGAATGCACGATGACCGCTGATTTCTTCACGCAGATGCGGACCGTCTACACGCTCCAGCGGGGGCTCATCAACGAGCGCGCACTGAACGGCGAGACGCAATTGCCCGCGCTGCTCTCCTGCCGTGACGTCATCCGCTTCGCCACGGTCGAGGGTGCTCGGGTTGCTCGTCTCGCACGGAAGGTCGGCTCGCTGACACCTGGGAAGGAGGCGGACATCCTCCTTCTGCGGACAGATGCCATCAATGTCGCCCCGCTCAACAACGTGCCGGGCGCCATCGTGACCCTGATGGAGCGCAGCAACGTGGACACCGTCATCGTCGCTGGAAGAATCCGGAAATGGAGAGGAGCCCTTCTCGACGTGGACCTGGGCCGTCTCCGTTCTGAAATCGAAGCATCGCGAGACTACCTGTTCGAGAAGGCCGGCGTCCCGCGCGAGCTCTTTTAA
- a CDS encoding esterase/lipase family protein: MTTPHDTEAPALVPVTGPVPPILAGEGTASPPGARAGGGKLEFALGVLNGVLGDYLHRQDNELATPMELFLDGQPVRLDRASLQRAYPAPTGRLALWVHGLAVTEAVWSFPGEPAVTYGALLKKELGVTPLYLRYNSGLHISENGEALARLLETLMAEFPVPIEELILVGYSMGGLVVRSACHVAAEAELTWLSRVRRALYIGVPHLGSPLERLGKVVTWALRSIPNPYTQLVADIANLRSNGVKDLGFGNLLKQDWEGTDSQAPLQNRRHPVPLLPELSHHLLVGSLGRDERHLLSALFGDGVVPLSSAAGRAGAMDRSPVFPQENVKVVAGVDHIALAHHADVYAQVRAWCEGELP, encoded by the coding sequence GTGACGACTCCTCATGACACGGAAGCGCCGGCCCTGGTGCCGGTAACCGGGCCGGTCCCGCCCATCCTCGCAGGGGAGGGCACGGCGTCGCCTCCCGGGGCCCGAGCGGGGGGCGGCAAGCTGGAGTTCGCCCTCGGGGTCCTCAATGGCGTGCTGGGGGACTACCTCCACCGCCAGGACAACGAGCTGGCCACGCCGATGGAGCTCTTTCTCGACGGGCAGCCGGTGCGGCTCGACCGCGCGTCGCTCCAGCGGGCCTACCCCGCGCCCACGGGCCGACTGGCGCTCTGGGTGCACGGGCTCGCCGTCACCGAGGCCGTCTGGTCCTTCCCCGGCGAGCCCGCGGTCACCTACGGCGCGCTGTTGAAGAAGGAGCTGGGCGTGACGCCGCTCTACCTCCGCTACAACTCCGGCCTGCACATCTCCGAGAATGGCGAGGCCCTGGCCCGGCTGCTGGAAACGCTCATGGCCGAGTTCCCGGTCCCCATCGAGGAGCTCATCCTGGTGGGCTACAGCATGGGAGGGCTCGTCGTGCGCAGCGCATGCCACGTGGCCGCCGAGGCCGAACTCACCTGGCTGTCCCGGGTCCGTCGCGCCCTCTACATCGGCGTGCCGCACCTGGGCTCCCCCCTCGAGCGGCTGGGCAAGGTGGTGACCTGGGCGCTGCGCTCCATCCCCAATCCGTATACGCAACTGGTGGCGGACATCGCCAATCTGCGCAGCAACGGCGTGAAGGACCTCGGCTTCGGGAACCTGCTGAAGCAGGACTGGGAGGGCACAGACAGTCAGGCGCCGCTCCAGAACCGCCGCCACCCCGTCCCGTTGCTCCCGGAGCTCTCCCATCACCTGCTCGTCGGCTCACTGGGCCGCGACGAGCGCCACCTGCTCTCCGCGCTCTTCGGCGACGGCGTGGTGCCCCTGTCGAGCGCCGCCGGCCGGGCGGGCGCGATGGACCGGAGTCCTGTCTTTCCGCAGGAGAACGTCAAGGTCGTGGCCGGGGTGGATCACATCGCACTGGCCCACCACGCGGACGTCTACGCCCAGGTCCGGGCCTGGTGTGAAGGGGAGCTCCCATGA
- a CDS encoding DUF4038 domain-containing protein, with protein sequence MNSSRRHWQTPLFALGLVVLGACGPEREELEAEASGGPEAALAANPLTLADYPIKASADQRSLVTATGAPFRYVADTPWGLPSRLSQADVIAYLDDRKAKGFNTIQVMLLPMPSEWGTKNYYGDTPFNDMNPASPAITSVATTNPSDASGYDYWDHVEWVIDQAGQRGIQVAAAVSWYGYGGRDWRPYMTTSASTSYGTFLGKRFGGKNNLFWILGGDNNPTGDAADVPAGMDTSDRVEATNALANAIRANEAKRHLMSYHAKRRSSSAAYFGSQAWHTVHFAYSPETTYSYVLADYNRTTVRPVVMPESYYDARTSSPILDRRRLRAQAWWSYLSGAVGFAYGHENIWDMDSAWKTALQAPSATDIKNLASFLAGYKTHLLRPDHRTGNTQKLLAGGYGTTSTNGGLDYGVSATASDGSFGLAYFPTTRSGIVVNLAALGGGNVTLSWWNPGAGGAKTLIGTYAGTGTRALAWPSGYTDALLVVERAGTPPTSGTLLRAINLGGPALTIDGRSWEASSGAANLTLTGTRFEDQSIPLVPATDANRAQMIRSCIYGTTASVAMGAVPSGTYDVYLYVWEDNATKTFDVRVEGTLVQDNYVSGAPGEWKRLGPWVVSVTDGTLNLTTSGGTANLSGLEVYRH encoded by the coding sequence ATGAATTCATCTCGTCGCCATTGGCAGACGCCGCTCTTCGCGCTGGGCCTCGTGGTCCTGGGCGCCTGTGGTCCTGAAAGGGAAGAACTGGAAGCAGAGGCTTCGGGAGGACCAGAGGCCGCCCTCGCGGCGAATCCGCTCACGCTGGCGGACTACCCCATCAAGGCGAGCGCGGACCAACGCTCCCTCGTCACGGCCACGGGAGCGCCGTTCCGGTACGTCGCCGACACGCCGTGGGGGCTGCCGTCGAGGCTGAGCCAGGCGGATGTGATTGCGTACCTCGACGACCGCAAGGCGAAGGGCTTCAACACCATTCAGGTGATGTTGCTCCCGATGCCGAGCGAGTGGGGGACGAAGAACTATTACGGCGACACGCCCTTCAACGACATGAACCCGGCGTCACCGGCCATCACCTCGGTGGCCACGACGAACCCCTCGGATGCGAGTGGCTATGATTACTGGGACCACGTCGAGTGGGTCATCGACCAGGCCGGGCAGCGCGGCATCCAGGTAGCGGCGGCGGTGTCCTGGTATGGCTACGGGGGCAGGGACTGGCGCCCGTACATGACGACCAGCGCGTCCACGTCCTACGGGACCTTCCTGGGCAAGCGGTTCGGAGGCAAGAACAACCTCTTCTGGATTCTGGGCGGAGACAACAATCCCACGGGCGATGCCGCGGACGTCCCGGCGGGCATGGACACGAGCGACCGCGTCGAGGCGACCAACGCCCTGGCCAACGCCATCCGCGCCAACGAGGCGAAGCGTCACCTGATGTCGTACCACGCGAAGCGGAGGAGCTCGTCCGCGGCGTACTTCGGGAGCCAGGCCTGGCACACCGTGCACTTCGCGTACTCTCCCGAGACGACCTACAGCTACGTGCTCGCGGACTACAACCGCACGACGGTGCGTCCCGTGGTGATGCCCGAGTCGTACTACGATGCCCGCACGTCCTCGCCCATCCTCGATCGCCGGCGCCTGCGCGCGCAGGCCTGGTGGTCCTACCTCAGTGGTGCCGTGGGCTTCGCCTATGGCCACGAGAACATCTGGGACATGGACTCGGCCTGGAAGACGGCCTTGCAGGCGCCGTCGGCCACCGACATCAAGAACCTCGCGTCCTTCCTCGCGGGCTACAAGACGCACCTGCTGCGGCCGGACCATCGGACGGGGAACACCCAGAAGCTGCTGGCCGGTGGATACGGCACCACCTCCACCAACGGGGGACTCGACTACGGCGTCTCCGCCACGGCGAGCGATGGCAGCTTCGGCCTCGCGTACTTCCCGACGACGCGCTCGGGCATCGTCGTCAACCTCGCCGCGCTGGGAGGGGGCAACGTGACCCTGTCCTGGTGGAACCCGGGCGCGGGTGGAGCGAAGACGCTCATCGGGACGTACGCGGGGACGGGGACGCGCGCTCTCGCCTGGCCTTCGGGCTACACGGATGCGCTGCTCGTGGTGGAGCGCGCGGGCACCCCGCCCACCTCGGGGACACTCCTTCGCGCCATCAACCTCGGTGGGCCGGCGCTCACCATCGATGGGCGGAGCTGGGAGGCCAGCAGCGGCGCGGCCAACCTCACCCTCACGGGTACGCGCTTCGAGGACCAGAGCATTCCCCTGGTGCCCGCGACGGACGCCAACCGCGCGCAGATGATCCGCTCGTGCATCTACGGCACGACCGCGAGCGTGGCGATGGGCGCGGTGCCCTCGGGCACCTATGACGTCTACCTCTACGTATGGGAGGACAACGCGACGAAGACGTTCGACGTGCGGGTGGAGGGCACGCTCGTCCAGGACAACTACGTGAGCGGCGCCCCCGGTGAGTGGAAGCGGTTGGGACCGTGGGTCGTCTCCGTCACGGATGGCACCTTGAACCTGACCACGTCGGGAGGCACCGCCAACCTGTCGGGCCTCGAGGTCTACCGCCACTGA
- a CDS encoding amidase codes for MTTGLWKRSAWELAGMVARGECSALEVVDDHLHRISEVNPSVNAVTNVLADSAREAARAVDRRRASGEALGPLAGVPFTTKENLDVAGSATTHGVPALRHAVAPLDAPVVQRLREAGAIPLARTNLPDLSLRMHTRSQLHGDTVNPWDPSLSPGGSSGGEGVALATGMSPLGLGNDAGGSVRLPALLGGVAALKPSYGRFPGDRSIGPRDLTLSSQLIPVDGPLARTVADLRVACHVLAGPDPRDPRVVPAPLEGPPLARPLRVAVTADPGGLGVHPDVRAAVELAAAALRDAGYVVEEVDVPRLAETVDTYGHMIMTEFSLSWPMLERLLAPDGRRYIELAMALRGPVDLAEYVRLTSVRQGLQRDWAQFLAHHPLVLGPVFTEPAVPVGYDTRGPEEHARCANALRLCTATSFIGVPAVAVPTHLAGGLPQGVQVIASFYREDLCLDAAAAIEARLGTFAPVDPRS; via the coding sequence GTGACCACGGGACTGTGGAAGCGGAGTGCCTGGGAGCTTGCTGGCATGGTGGCGCGCGGAGAGTGCAGCGCGCTCGAGGTCGTGGACGACCACCTGCACCGGATCTCCGAGGTGAATCCCTCGGTCAACGCGGTCACGAACGTCCTCGCCGACTCCGCGCGCGAAGCGGCGAGAGCCGTCGATCGCCGGCGTGCCTCGGGTGAGGCACTCGGACCCTTGGCCGGAGTGCCCTTCACGACCAAGGAGAACCTCGACGTGGCGGGCTCGGCGACCACGCACGGTGTTCCCGCGCTGCGTCACGCCGTGGCGCCGCTCGATGCGCCCGTGGTGCAGCGGCTGCGCGAGGCGGGTGCCATCCCGCTCGCCCGCACCAACCTGCCGGACCTCTCTCTTCGCATGCACACCCGCAGCCAGCTCCACGGTGACACCGTGAACCCCTGGGACCCGAGTCTCTCGCCGGGTGGGTCGAGCGGAGGGGAGGGGGTCGCGCTCGCGACGGGAATGTCGCCCCTCGGTCTGGGGAACGACGCGGGTGGCTCGGTGCGCCTGCCCGCGCTGCTTGGCGGCGTGGCCGCGCTCAAGCCGAGCTACGGGCGATTCCCCGGCGATCGCAGCATCGGGCCGCGTGACCTGACGCTGTCCTCCCAGCTGATTCCGGTGGACGGACCGCTCGCGCGCACCGTCGCGGACCTGCGCGTCGCCTGCCATGTGCTCGCGGGCCCGGATCCGCGCGACCCGCGAGTGGTGCCGGCCCCCCTCGAGGGACCGCCACTCGCGCGCCCGCTCCGCGTCGCCGTTACAGCAGACCCGGGCGGGCTCGGCGTTCACCCGGACGTACGCGCCGCGGTGGAGCTGGCCGCGGCCGCGCTCCGGGACGCCGGGTACGTGGTCGAGGAGGTGGATGTGCCAAGGCTCGCCGAGACCGTCGACACGTATGGACACATGATCATGACCGAGTTCAGCCTGAGCTGGCCGATGCTCGAGCGGCTGCTGGCTCCGGATGGCCGCCGCTATATCGAGCTCGCGATGGCGTTGCGCGGCCCCGTCGATCTCGCCGAGTACGTGCGGCTGACCTCGGTCCGGCAGGGACTCCAGCGAGACTGGGCACAATTCCTGGCCCACCATCCCCTCGTGCTCGGACCGGTGTTCACGGAGCCGGCCGTGCCGGTCGGCTACGACACGCGCGGGCCCGAGGAGCACGCCCGGTGCGCGAACGCCCTGCGGTTGTGTACCGCCACGAGCTTCATCGGCGTGCCAGCTGTCGCCGTTCCCACACACCTCGCCGGTGGACTTCCGCAAGGCGTGCAGGTCATCGCCAGCTTCTACCGCGAGGATCTGTGCCTCGATGCGGCCGCGGCGATCGAAGCGCGGCTTGGCACCTTCGCGCCGGTCGACCCGCGTTCGTAG
- a CDS encoding carboxypeptidase-like regulatory domain-containing protein: MKRSALLLLPTLLGLACGEAEMSSSTADGTRAGSAALSAVFSGTVVDNQGQPIAGARVTVNGILRLTSSTGTYSVAVTESLAGYRFDIRKDGYAPVNVFTTGGAIARKHVLAKSFTKLIDPAINNEIADPASGIRVMLPANSLQTPTGALATGRVSFFIAPHGPDTMPGDFSARNSANQPVALETVGAVTLAAVDASGNTLSLIAGKTLDVRLPVPAAVGGGTMPACVLNGSCRAAMWRFDPRTGLWMEQAASPQFNTMGTSFRILGQRKGTIDSADGLGTWNADIETVNPACTLIKFENIPLDCYNPPPASTPEPGLEVAFEQMTVSGTPRSKEVTVSSSTSFIALVNLRASTHLKLSLEFPPGAPAYCAGNLSITSTPAPAAGFPAYWATGGITQFTTGALTYTGYPMNSAGNAITLADVVAGDHPCGSLVTFATHP; this comes from the coding sequence ATGAAACGCTCCGCTCTGTTGTTGTTGCCCACCCTCCTCGGTCTCGCCTGTGGCGAGGCGGAGATGTCTTCATCCACCGCCGACGGCACTCGCGCCGGGTCCGCCGCTCTCTCGGCGGTCTTCTCGGGGACGGTCGTGGACAATCAGGGTCAACCCATCGCCGGCGCGCGTGTGACGGTGAATGGAATCCTCCGCCTCACCAGCTCCACGGGGACGTACAGCGTCGCGGTCACCGAGTCGCTGGCGGGCTATCGGTTCGACATCCGGAAGGATGGCTACGCGCCGGTGAACGTGTTCACGACCGGAGGCGCGATCGCGCGGAAGCATGTGCTCGCGAAGTCCTTCACGAAGCTGATCGACCCGGCGATCAACAACGAGATCGCCGACCCGGCTTCGGGCATCCGGGTGATGCTGCCCGCCAACAGCCTCCAGACCCCAACGGGCGCGCTCGCCACGGGGCGGGTCTCGTTCTTCATCGCGCCGCACGGTCCGGACACGATGCCCGGCGACTTCAGCGCGAGGAATTCCGCCAATCAGCCGGTCGCGCTCGAGACGGTGGGGGCGGTGACGCTGGCGGCGGTGGATGCCAGTGGTAACACCTTGAGCCTGATCGCCGGGAAGACCCTGGACGTGCGGCTGCCCGTGCCCGCGGCCGTCGGGGGCGGGACGATGCCCGCCTGTGTCCTCAATGGGAGCTGCCGGGCCGCGATGTGGCGGTTCGATCCGCGCACCGGCTTGTGGATGGAGCAGGCCGCGAGCCCTCAATTCAATACCATGGGCACCTCGTTCCGGATCCTCGGCCAGCGCAAGGGCACCATCGACTCCGCGGATGGCCTGGGAACCTGGAACGCGGACATCGAGACGGTCAACCCCGCCTGTACCCTCATCAAGTTCGAGAACATCCCCCTGGATTGCTACAACCCTCCGCCCGCCTCTACCCCCGAGCCGGGTCTCGAGGTGGCCTTCGAGCAGATGACCGTGAGCGGGACGCCCAGGTCGAAGGAGGTGACGGTGAGCTCCAGTACGTCGTTCATCGCGCTGGTCAACCTCCGGGCCAGCACCCACCTGAAGCTGTCCTTGGAGTTCCCGCCGGGCGCGCCCGCCTACTGCGCTGGCAATCTCTCCATCACCTCGACGCCCGCGCCCGCCGCCGGCTTCCCCGCGTACTGGGCCACGGGTGGAATCACGCAGTTCACCACGGGCGCGCTCACCTACACCGGCTACCCGATGAATTCCGCGGGCAATGCCATCACCCTGGCCGACGTGGTCGCGGGTGATCACCCCTGCGGCTCGCTCGTTACCTTCGCGACGCACCCGTAG